TCACCTTCAATTTATATGTCACCGCCTCCTCCTACACCACCGCCTCCATCGCCATCTTCCTCCTCATCTCCTCCCCATGTTTCTAAGTCACCACCACCatcttcatcatctccaccaccttccTTCTCccctcttccacctttgatttccAAGTCACCACCTCCTCCTACACCAACAACTCCTCACCCATCACCTCCATCGCCATCTTCCTTCTCATCTCCTCCTCATATTTCTAAGTCACCACCACCATCTTCATCATCGCCACCACCATCCCTCTCCCCTCCTCCACCTTCTATTTCCAAGTCACCGCCTCCTCCTACACCAACAACTCCTCCCCCATCACCTCCATCGCCATCTtcctcctcatctcctcctcATATTTCTAAGTCACCACCACCATCTTCATCATCGCCACCACCTTCCCTCTCCCCTCCTCCACCTTCTATTTCCAAGTCACCGCCTCCTCCTACACCACCAACTCCTCCCCCATCACCTCCATCGCCATCTTCCTCCTCGTCTCCCCATGTTTCtaagtcaccaccaccaccacaatccCTCTCTCCTCCATCTTCAATTTACAAGTCACCACCACCATCTTCATCATCGCCACCACCATCCCTCTCCCCTCCTCCACCTTCTATTTCCAAGTCACCGCCTCCTCCTACACCAACAACTCCTCCCCCATCACCTCCATCGCCATCTtcctcctcatctcctcctcATATTTCTAAGTCACCACCACCATCTTCATCATCGCCACCACCTTCCCTCTCCCCTCCTCCACCTTCTATTTCCAAGTCACCGCCTCCTCCTACACCACCAACTCCTCCCCCATCACCTCCATCGCCATCTTCCTCCTCGTCTCCCCATGTTTCtaagtcaccaccaccaccacaatccCTCTCTCCTCCATCTTCAATTTACAAGTCACCACCTCCTCCTACACCACAAACTCCTCCCCCGTCACCTCCATCGCCATATTCCTCTTCGTCTCCACCCTATGTTTCCaagtcaccaccaccaccttcccTCTCCCCTCCTATACCTTCTATTTACAAGTCACCACCTCCTCCTACACCAACAACTCCTCCCCCATCACCTCCATCGCCATCTTCCTCGTCTCCTCCCCATGTTTCtaagtcaccaccaccaccaacttcCCTCTGCCCTCCTTCACCTTCAATTTATATGTCACCACCTCCTCCTACACTATCAACTCCTCCCTCGTTACCTCCATCGCCATCTTCCTCCTCATCTCCTCCCCATATTTCTAAGTCACCCCCACCATCTTCATTATCTCCACCACCTTCCCTCTCCCCTCTTCCACCTTCTATTTCCAAGTCACCACCTCCTCCTACACCAACAACTCCTCGCCCGTCACCTCCATCGCCATCTtcctcctcatctcctcctcatatttctaagtcaccaccaccatcttcatcatctccaccacttaCCCTCTCCCCTCCTCCACCTTCTATTTCCAAGTCACCACCTCCTCCTACACCAACAACTCCTCCCTCATCACCTTCATCGCCAtcttcctcctcgtctcctccccatgtttctaagtcaccaccaccaccaccaccatccctCTCTCCTCCATCTTCAATTTACAAGTCACCACCTCCTCCTACACCACAAACTCCTCCCCCGTCACCTCAATCGCCATCTTCCTCTTCATCTCCTCCCTATGTTTCTAAGTCACCACCACCatcttcatcatctccaccaccttccctctcccctcttccaccttcgatttccaAGTCACCACCTCCTCCTACACCAACAACTCCTCGCCCGTCACCTCCATCGCCATCTtcctcctcatctcctcctcatatttctaagtcaccaccaccatcttcatcatctccaccaccttccCTCTCCCCTCCACCACCTTCTATTTCCAAGTCACCACCTCCTCCTACACCAACAACTCCTCCCCCATCACCTCCATCGCCAtcttcctcctcgtctcctcCCCATATTTCcaagtcaccaccaccaccaccatccctCTCTCCTCCATCTTTAATTTACAAGTCACCACCTCCTCCTACACCACAAACTCCTCCCCCGTCACCTCCATCGCCATCTTCCTCTTCATCTCCTCCCTATGTTTCTAAGTCACCACCACCATTtttatcatctccaccaccttccCTCTCCCCTCCTCCACCTTCTATTTCCAAGTCACCACCTCCTCCTACACCAACAACTCCTCCCCCATCACCTTCATCGCCAtcttcctcctcgtctcctccccatgtttctaagtcaccaccaccaccatcatcccTCTCTCCTCCATCTTCAATTTACAAGTCACCACCTCCTCCTACACCACAAACTCCTCTCCCGTCACCTCCATCGCCATCTTCCTCTTCATCTCCTCCCTATGTTTCTAAGTCACCACCACCatcttcatcatctccaccaccttccctctcccctcttccaccttcgatttccaAGTCACCACCTCCTCCTACACCAACAACTCCTCGTCCGTCACCTCCATCGCCATCTTCCTTCTCATCTCCTCCTCATATTTCTAAGTCACCACCACCatcttcatcatctccaccaccttccCTCTCCCCTCCACCACCTTCTATTTCCAAGTCACCACCTCCTCCTGCACCAACAACTCCTCCCCCATCACCTCCATCGCCAtcttcctcctcgtctcctccctatatttctaagtcaccaccaccaccaccatccctCTCTCCTCCATCTTTAATTTACAAGTCACCACCTCCTCCTACTCCACAAACTCCTCCCCCATCACCTTCATCGCCATCTTCCTCTTGGTCTCCTCCCTATGTTTCTaagtcaccaccaccaccttcccTCTCCCCTCCTATACCTTTTATTTACAAGTCACCACCTCCTCCAACACAACCAACTCCTCCCTCAACACCTCCATCACCATCTTCCTCCTCGTCTCCCCACATTTCTAattcaccaccaccaccttcatcAGCTCCACCACCTTCTCTCTCCCCTCCTCCTCTTATTTACAAGTCACCACCTCCTCCTGTACTAAGAACTCCCCCAACACCTCCATCGTCATCCTCGTCTCCTCCCCATATTTCTAAGTCACCACCACCATCTTCcatctcccctcctcctcctacaCCACTAACTCCTCCCTCGTCACCTCCATCGCCAtcttcctcctcgtctcctcCCCATGTAGCTAAGTCATCACCACCatcttcatcatctccaccaccttccCTCTCTCCTTCTTCGCCTTCTATTTATAAGTCACCACCTCCTCCTACAAAAATAACTCCTCCCCCATCACCTCAATCgtcatcctcctcctcgtctcctccTCATGTTTATAAGTCACCACCATCCACATCATCTCCACCTTCTATTTATAAGGCACCACCGCCTCCTTTATTATCTCCTCCCCCCTCTTTGTCATCTCCACCGCCACATTCAATATCACCTCCTACTTACATTTATAAGTCTCCTCCACCGCCATCTTCAATATAACCTTCTCCTTATATTTATATATCTCCACCATTATCTTTATCACCTCTTCCTCCTTATATTTACAAATCTCCACCATCACCACCTTCTCCCTCGTCTTTCCCTCCATATAATTACATGTCACCTCCACcaccttctctttctcctccaaCACTTTACAACTCTACATCTCCTCCCCCACCATCACGATCACCTCTTCCCCCTTACATTTATAAATCTCCACCAACTTTCTCCTCTCCTCCATCATCGTCTCTattaccttctcctcctccttatgTCTATAAA
This Musa acuminata AAA Group cultivar baxijiao chromosome BXJ1-2, Cavendish_Baxijiao_AAA, whole genome shotgun sequence DNA region includes the following protein-coding sequences:
- the LOC135598843 gene encoding uncharacterized protein LOC135598843, giving the protein MTAVVVCFVASTVSAVEVDLPPFRFGAPPYSGRHHLPPPPRHHYNSPPPIRYYHYKSPPPRRYKHKSPPPPSPPHLPYHRKSPPPSSPPHHPYHHKPQPPPSPLRKPPFYHYKSPPPPTPSRHPHRRSPPTPSQHPRHKLPPPLSHKSPPSSQPPRHKPPPPPPKSLPLPPSVIYKSPPPPRKSSPPPLLIYKSPPPLSQAPPHKSPPHPSQAPPRMSPPPPPSLVYKSSPPPPLLIYKSPPPLSRPHYKSPPPPIPTIPPPSPPSPSSSSSPPHVSNSPPPPFLSPPPSSIYKSPPPPTPQTPPQSPPSPSSSSSPPYISKSPPPHSSPPPPSLSPPIPPIYKSPPPSPQPTPPSSPPSPSSPSSPPYVSKSPPPPSLYPPSPSIYMSPPPPTPPPPSPSSSSSPPHVSKSPPPSSSSPPPSFSPLPPLISKSPPPPTPTTPHPSPPSPSSFSSPPHISKSPPPSSSSPPPSLSPPPPSISKSPPPPTPTTPPPSPPSPSSSSSPPHISKSPPPSSSSPPPSLSPPPPSISKSPPPPTPPTPPPSPPSPSSSSSPHVSKSPPPPQSLSPPSSIYKSPPPSSSSPPPSLSPPPPSISKSPPPPTPTTPPPSPPSPSSSSSPPHISKSPPPSSSSPPPSLSPPPPSISKSPPPPTPPTPPPSPPSPSSSSSPHVSKSPPPPQSLSPPSSIYKSPPPPTPQTPPPSPPSPYSSSSPPYVSKSPPPPSLSPPIPSIYKSPPPPTPTTPPPSPPSPSSSSPPHVSKSPPPPTSLCPPSPSIYMSPPPPTLSTPPSLPPSPSSSSSPPHISKSPPPSSLSPPPSLSPLPPSISKSPPPPTPTTPRPSPPSPSSSSSPPHISKSPPPSSSSPPLTLSPPPPSISKSPPPPTPTTPPSSPSSPSSSSSPPHVSKSPPPPPPSLSPPSSIYKSPPPPTPQTPPPSPQSPSSSSSPPYVSKSPPPSSSSPPPSLSPLPPSISKSPPPPTPTTPRPSPPSPSSSSSPPHISKSPPPSSSSPPPSLSPPPPSISKSPPPPTPTTPPPSPPSPSSSSSPPHISKSPPPPPSLSPPSLIYKSPPPPTPQTPPPSPPSPSSSSSPPYVSKSPPPFLSSPPPSLSPPPPSISKSPPPPTPTTPPPSPSSPSSSSSPPHVSKSPPPPSSLSPPSSIYKSPPPPTPQTPLPSPPSPSSSSSPPYVSKSPPPSSSSPPPSLSPLPPSISKSPPPPTPTTPRPSPPSPSSFSSPPHISKSPPPSSSSPPPSLSPPPPSISKSPPPPAPTTPPPSPPSPSSSSSPPYISKSPPPPPSLSPPSLIYKSPPPPTPQTPPPSPSSPSSSWSPPYVSKSPPPPSLSPPIPFIYKSPPPPTQPTPPSTPPSPSSSSSPHISNSPPPPSSAPPPSLSPPPLIYKSPPPPVLRTPPTPPSSSSSPPHISKSPPPSSISPPPPTPLTPPSSPPSPSSSSSPPHVAKSSPPSSSSPPPSLSPSSPSIYKSPPPPTKITPPPSPQSSSSSSSPPHVYKSPPSTSSPPSIYKAPPPPLLSPPPSLSSPPPHSISPPTYIYKSPPPPSSI